The following are from one region of the Arcobacter defluvii genome:
- a CDS encoding M15 family metallopeptidase — MLKKSIITNFSFLLILSFDLLANDANKFVQAYPDYIKEYSNNYLIWNDNEKMIFDDKIENKTFKETLKNASLKNQLDIPYIKVSENKNYIPSKNEDSGRIRHEPFFKKMYGHNEKEVKQNLVKIVWLPNSAKKNIWVSKINNIDKKLEAISNEIEKLPKNIKIFAQHPSGVFNWRKISNTNRLSVHSFGIAIDLNVKDSHYWLWDKEKDNFTYKNKIPLQIVEIFEKYGFIWGGRWYHYDTMHFEYRPELLN, encoded by the coding sequence ATGTTAAAAAAGTCTATAATAACTAATTTTTCTTTTTTGCTTATTCTTTCTTTTGATTTATTAGCAAATGATGCAAATAAATTTGTTCAAGCTTATCCAGATTATATAAAAGAGTATTCAAACAATTATTTAATCTGGAATGATAATGAAAAAATGATTTTTGATGACAAAATTGAAAATAAAACTTTTAAAGAAACACTAAAAAATGCTTCATTAAAAAATCAACTAGATATTCCATATATAAAAGTTTCAGAAAATAAAAACTACATTCCATCTAAAAATGAAGATTCTGGAAGAATAAGACATGAACCATTCTTTAAAAAAATGTACGGACATAATGAAAAAGAAGTAAAACAAAATCTTGTAAAAATTGTATGGCTTCCTAATAGTGCAAAAAAAAATATTTGGGTTAGTAAAATAAATAATATAGATAAAAAATTAGAAGCTATTTCAAATGAAATTGAAAAACTTCCCAAAAATATTAAAATTTTTGCACAGCATCCAAGTGGAGTATTTAATTGGAGAAAAATAAGTAATACAAATAGACTGAGTGTTCACAGTTTTGGTATTGCAATTGATTTAAATGTAAAAGATTCGCATTATTGGTTATGGGACAAAGAAAAAGATAATTTTACTTACAAAAATAAAATTCCTTTACAGATAGTAGAAATTTTTGAAAAATATGGATTTATTTGGGGAGGTAGATGGTATCACTATGATACTATGCATTTTGAATATCGTCCTGAACTTCTCAATTAA